The window GAAATGCGGTAATAGGCTTTATCCTGCGTTTTAAAAAAATCATCTACAGGTATAGCACTATCATTCTTCCCTTTACAGGCAAAAATAAATACGACCATTAACAATAGAAAAATCCTTTTTAGCATAAATAAATCCTCAACGGGACAACAAAAATAACTATCACAACAACTTAACCACGATTTACACCAACAATGTTACCTATGCAACCAATAATAAGTAGTGGTTCAATTTAGTATTTATAACATATACACAAAATAAAATACAGGTAACATTTAAAATACGTTTTATATAAGATAGTGGTTTAGCTAAACCTTTATTAAAATGTTACATTTAAAACTTATAATTTAGGCTTTATGAACCGTTTGCTTTTCATCATATTCTTAACGCTTACGCTGGGGGCCAATGCTCAGATTTTTCTCCCTGGCCAATCAATAGCGCCAGACGAAAGCACTTTAGCCATACAATATTATCAGGATGGAGATTATGAAAAAGCACTTGTTTTGCTAGAAAAACTTTATGCCATCCCCAACAACGAAGCCTATTTTGACATCTATTTTAACACCTTAATAAAGCTAAAGCGATATGATGTAGCCGAAAAGGTAGTTAAACGTGAGATTAAGAAAAATCCACAGAGCGATATGTACCCCATTGCTTTGGGCAAATTGTACCAGGAAAAAGGCGATGTACAGGCGGCGAATAAAATTTTTACTGATGTAATTTCTAAACTCCCGAAAGATGAATTTAAGATCAGGAATTTAGCCAATAACTTTTACCGTTTCGAAAATTACGATTTTGCGGTACAAACGTTTAAACAGGGCCGGAGAATATTAGGCAATGAGCAGCTATTTACTTTCGAACTGCTAAATATCTACAGGTTTAAAAAGGATAAGCCCATGCTGATGCAGGAATATCTGGATGCATTTGCTACAATGCCACAGCTTTTACCACAGGCAGAAGCTGTACTTTCGGCTGTTTTTGAAGATAAAAACGATTACCAGCTTTTTCAGGGGCAATTTTGAAAAAGATACAGAAAGAGCCCGATGCCGAAATTTATATCCAGTTGCTTACCTGGAATTACATACAACAACAGGAATTTGATATGGCCCTGCGCCAGCTCATTGCTTTTGATAAACGTACTAAAGCAGATGGAGGAACCTTATTTAATGCCATTTATACTTTTGTAGATAACAATGCATACGAAACCGCTATAAAAGCATACGAATACCTTTTAACCAAAGGAAAGGATAACCAGTATTATCTGCCATCAAAAATCGAAATGCTAAACACCCGTTACAACCTGCGTACCAGCGGGAAATATACAGTTGCTGAACTTGATTTACTGGCCAAAGATTACGAGGCTTTACTGGCCGAAAACGGCAAAAACCGCAATACCCTTTTTGCCATTAAAAAACTGGCTAATTTACAGGCTTACTATCTCAATAAACCCGCATTGGCCGAAAAAGAACTGGAAGAAGCCATAAAAATGCCGGGCGTTAACGACCAAGAAGTAGGCCAGCTGAAACTTGATTTAGGCGATATTTACATTTTAACCAACGAACCCTGGGAGGCATTTTTGGTTTACGAACAGGTAAGCAAGCAATTTGAAGGGCAGCCTATTGGCAACGAAGCACGTTTCCGCAGCGCTAAGCTTTCTTTTTATCAGGGTAATTTCGAATACAGTAACGGCCAATGCCTGGTTTTAAAAGCCGCCACCTCGCAATTAATTGCAAACGATGCCCTGAACTTAAGTTTATTGATTAACGACAACATTCAAACGCCTGCAGATAGCAACGCGTTAAAAATGTACGCCGATGCAGAGATGCTTTTATTTAGGAACCTGCCTGAACGTGCCATCAAAAAAATGGACAGTATTGCCATTGCTTTTCCGCAAAACAGCCTTACCGATGCCATTATGATGAGTAAAGCGAGGATTTTGATTAAAGCAAACGATTTTCAAAAAGCAGCCGATATCCTTAAAAAAGTAACCGATGATTTTAAAGATGGCATATGGACGGATGATGCCCTTTTTACCCTTGGCGATTTATACGAGAAAAAACTAAACGATATTGCTCAGGCAAAAATTTATTTCCAAAAACTGATTACCGATTATCCCGGCAGTATGTTTAGCGCCGAAGCCAGGAAAAGGTTTAGGAATTTACGCGGAGATGGGGTTTAGTTAATTGGTTGACTGTTTAAATCGGTTAATTGTTACAAACTCAATTTATCAAATTAGATAAATTGAGCCTTGTTTAAATGTAATTTCTAAATTGAAGAAAAGCAGAAACCATAATCCCTAAAATCCCCAATATTAAAATACGTTCGCCATGTACCCTATCTCCATGCACATAACCAACAATCCTTTCGCCATTGGGCAAAGTTTTTTTGTGGTTTCTTAAGTATAATCCAATTACCACGGCAAAGAGTCCTCCAAGAACTGCTGTAACATAGCCTGCAACGATAAGTCCTTGTGGAGCTTTATCTGGTTCGGCCAACACATCTATTCTTTTTGCCTTAAGCAACTCAATCTGATCATCGTTTATCTCAATTCCCCGTTCCTTTAATATTTTTTTGGCCAGTAAAAAATCTAAACTGCTCCATTCATCCTGTTTTACTACAATCTCCTTTAGTTCCTCATTGCTGAAATCAAAAATGTAATAATCAGGTTCTATATATGCTAAATCATTCTCTGCCAATTGCTGTAACAAAGTATTGGCCCGTTCAAAGTCTGCCGATTTCAACTTAACCCTAAAATCCTTATCAATTTCGTTATTGGCGAACGAAACATCAAAATCTGCAGAAACATCCTCCAATTCAACCTCAATCCCATTTTCCTTTAATGTTTCTGTTAGTACCAATGCAGCAGCTTTATCATTAAATCGTTGAAAGGTTACAAAATCCATGGTTATTATAACTATTTAGGTGCGAATAAAGATATATATTAAAATGTTTCTGGTAATTTCTTTTATGTAGAAGTTGGCCACCATTGTTACTCAGTTAGCTTACTGGTAAAAGAATCATTTTATAATAAAAAACCAGTTATAAATGCAATAATTGAGTTAATCTACTTTGAAACCTTCCTGCAGTGTGCAGCAGCAAATCAAAGTAAAAATAGAGGTGAAAGGCTTGTTCCAATTTTTTAGCCATGATATATTATTTATCTTTGCAGTATGTACTTATACAATGTTACGCTCATTTTAGAAGATGCTGCAGCCCAGGAATGGTTGCAGTGGATGCAGGAAACCCATATTCCACAGGTAATGGCTACTGGCATGTTTGTGTCTAACCGTTTGTTAAAGGTGGTAGATTCGCCAAATGAAGGCGTAACCTATTGCGCACAATACGTAGTAGATAGTTTAGAAAACTACAACCAATATCAGGAAGTTTTCGCACCACCTTTACAGACCGAATTAAACGAAAGATACAAAAACCGTTTTGTAGCCTACCGCAGCTTGATGGAGTTTATCGGTTAAGTTTAAAAGGATTAAATTTTGAATGAGTGAATTGAATGTAAACAACATCATTCAATCACTCAACCATTAATGCATTCCATAATTACTTTAGCTTCTCATTATTCTTGTGCCGGTCGACATCACGGATACTTTTCTTTTCGAGGTTTTTCGCTAAAGCTTCGGTTAAGTTAATGCCGGTTTGGTTGGCCAGGCAAATTAGAACAAACATCACGTCGGCCATTTCATCAGCCAGATTTACATCCTCGTCGCTTTTTTTAAACGATTGCTCACCGTATTTACGGGCCATAATGCGGGCTACTTCGCCAACCTCTTCCATTAAAATGGCGGTATTGGTTAACTCGTTAAAATAACGGATACCTGTTGTTTTAATCCAACGGTCTACTGTTTCCTGTGCTTCGTTAATGGTCATGTTTTTCTTCTTCTATTTCTGATTGTATCCTGCTGTTAATATCAATGGTAGCATCCTCCAGTAAAAAAACTGCTGCGCCCTTTTCTCTGGCATAAGGCGTAGTTACCTCTCCTATTTTGGTTATTTTCTTAAAAAATGGCTGCTCTTTTTTTCGTTGTGGATCTTCCTCGTTCGGTTCCCTGATCAGAATTAAATGTTTAATTGGTTTATCCATTTTAAACCAGTACAAATAATCAGCATTGTAAGTTACCGTATTTATATTTTTAAATTTCGAATAGTAGTTTATTGCGCCTGCCTCACCGTAATTATCGGCACGTACCAATAAGGCCGATTTATCTTTAACTCGGGCATATGCCGAATCTGTTAACCTGGCCATTTCTTTCCAACCTTGCATATCAGCAAAATCCTGCGGTAAATCGTGCTGTAGTCCATCCTCCCAACGCAAAGACCCTACCCTGGCAAATTTATTGTGTTTAGCAACAATTTGTTGTGGACTTAAAATCGGGTAGGCATATTTTACAGTGATACTAAAC is drawn from Pedobacter sp. HDW13 and contains these coding sequences:
- a CDS encoding nucleotide pyrophosphohydrolase translates to MTINEAQETVDRWIKTTGIRYFNELTNTAILMEEVGEVARIMARKYGEQSFKKSDEDVNLADEMADVMFVLICLANQTGINLTEALAKNLEKKSIRDVDRHKNNEKLK
- a CDS encoding tetratricopeptide repeat protein, with product MKKIQKEPDAEIYIQLLTWNYIQQQEFDMALRQLIAFDKRTKADGGTLFNAIYTFVDNNAYETAIKAYEYLLTKGKDNQYYLPSKIEMLNTRYNLRTSGKYTVAELDLLAKDYEALLAENGKNRNTLFAIKKLANLQAYYLNKPALAEKELEEAIKMPGVNDQEVGQLKLDLGDIYILTNEPWEAFLVYEQVSKQFEGQPIGNEARFRSAKLSFYQGNFEYSNGQCLVLKAATSQLIANDALNLSLLINDNIQTPADSNALKMYADAEMLLFRNLPERAIKKMDSIAIAFPQNSLTDAIMMSKARILIKANDFQKAADILKKVTDDFKDGIWTDDALFTLGDLYEKKLNDIAQAKIYFQKLITDYPGSMFSAEARKRFRNLRGDGV
- a CDS encoding DUF4286 family protein; this translates as MYLYNVTLILEDAAAQEWLQWMQETHIPQVMATGMFVSNRLLKVVDSPNEGVTYCAQYVVDSLENYNQYQEVFAPPLQTELNERYKNRFVAYRSLMEFIG